The Macaca fascicularis isolate 582-1 chromosome 14, T2T-MFA8v1.1 genome contains the following window.
aggtcaagagttcgagaccagcctggccaacatggtgaaaccccgtctctactaaaaatataaaaattagccgggcatggtggcacatacctggaatcccagctactcaggaggctgaggcaggagaattgcttgagcctggcagggcaaaggttgtagtgagccgagattgtgccattgcactccagcctggccaacagagtgagactctgtctcaaaaaaaaaaaaaaaaaaaaaaaaaaaaaaaaagaatacacagaTCCTTCTTTTAGAATTATATCTATACGCATTCCTCCGtgtgaaaagacacttctcaaaagaagacatacatgtgtccaacaaatacatgaaaaaatgctcatcatcactaatcattacagaaatgcaaatcaaaaccacaatgagatactatctcatactAGTCAAAtggttattactaaaaagtaaaaaaaaaaaaagatgctggcaaggttacagaaaaaaagggaacacttatatactgttggtggggatgtaagttagttcagcccactgtggaaaacagtttggagatttctcaaataacttaaaactatCATTCAACCCAGGAATCCcactcttgggtatatacccaaaggaaaataaagctttttaccaaaaagacacatgtacttgtatgttcatcacagagctattcaaaatagcaaagacatggaatcaatcaaaatgcccatcagtggtagactggataaagaaaatgtggtacatatataccatggaatattacacagccataaaatGAAACTCTGTCCTTTGCAGCCactggatgcagctggaggctgttatcAGAAgagaactaacacaggaacagaaaaccaaataccacatgttcttaattataagtgggagctaaacattgaaaacagctggacacaaagatgggaacaatagatactaGGGACTACTTGAGTGGGGAGTGTGGGTGGGGGTGTTGGTTGGAAGGCTACCTATTGGGCTCTGTGCTCACCACCTTGGTAATGGGATCGTTCATATACCAAGCCTCAGTGACACGccatttacccatgtaacaagccCCAGCATGTAcccccagaacctaaaataaagtagaaaaaaaaaatgggaatgtGAAAGTTTCTAGCCACTTTTATTcataacagcaaaagaaaaaaagaagaaaagaaatcaacccAGTATCCAccaccaagagaaaaaaaatgtacacacacacacacacacacatagtggtTTTTGGAATGCTACTcactaaataaaaacaatcataacccacaatatggatgaatctcaaaaatactattttaagtgaaagaagccagatacaaaagagtacatgctttcatttaaaaagctTAGGACAGGTTAAACTAATTCATGATGATAGAAATTAGATCAGTGGCTGCCTGAGGAGGGGTGGAGATTGCCTGGAAGGAATCATGAGAGGTTTCCAGGGTGATAGAAATATCCTACATCTTGTTGGGAAGTTGGTTCACAGAAGTataaatttgtcaaaactcattagATTGTACACTTAAGGTCTGTACATTTTGCTGAATGTAAATTTTACTCAATTActgagaatacattttaaaacaataactttGTGAAGTAATGTAAAAACAATAACTTTGTGAAGTAATGTAAGTCAGCTAGATTTTGTCATTCCAcaacatgtgtgtatatgtatatatatatcaaaatgttGTCATACGTgacaaatacatacaattttatctgtcgactttttttaaaagtaaaaattaaacaaaattattttcataaagtaaACCTGACTGAGATGGGAAACCACAGTGAAGGGAACTTCTGGTCTGGGAATCAGAATATCCAAGTTTGTGCCCAGGCTTTGTGCTTGATTTACCCTGGAGCAGAAATCGCTAGTGTTCCTAATagttattttctccttcttccttctatAGTATTAGAACCCGTGAATTTTTATCAGGGCACATGCCCACCTGGAATGAAAATTACATTACCCAGCCTCCCTTGAAATCTCAAGGAAGGGGACATGCCTTATTTCAtctcttcctgctttctgatAACAGGATGCTGCCATTATGACTGGAGCTCCAGCAACCATTTGGGGCTAGGCAGTGACCTTGGGAATGAACACTATAAAGAATGGAGGAACAAGATAGAGAGAGAACATTTCTATCCCAGACTGTGAGCTTCTTGACTTCTATCTACGTTTAGATTCTGACCCTTGCAGGTAAAACCTAATCTAAATGATGTCTCATCTAAAACTGTACATTGGCAATGATTAATTCATATTTCATTGACATCACAGGATTACAATGAGACTCCAATGAAGTAATGAATGTGAAAGGGCTTTGAAATATGCATAAGGTATTATGCAAATACAGGGTATCAATTAATAAGTTCAAATATGGATTTCATGTATTAGTTTGGACAGTTGGTATTTTTTGTTGCAAGATAATATATGAACACTATGTCTATCTCTCAGGTAAGTTCTTTTCTAGCTGCTTcaagcaatctcacttctggcaCAAGCCCTTTCCAAATGATAAAAACTAATAATGCTGAcatcattttgatatattttattcattccacaGCTCTTGAGCATCTACCACCTGTCACTCATCACACTCGGTGCAAAAGCAGCAATTCACCTAAAATCAATTCGTCAACAGTAGTTTGCCAGACGGTCAAATTACCAACAGTCAATTCACAAGATTAACCAATTCAACAATTTTGCTATCAGGCAAATGGCCAGTTTACTGAATTATTAATTCACCAAAGATGTGCTTCCACTTCCAATCTCGGCTAAtccttttcttcttaattaaGAAGCTCTAAGCAATCTGGATTGTAAAACATACACAAAGTCAGCATTCAACACATCTGGATCAACAAATCCATTGAACATAAAAAAAGCAATTGAGTTATGCCAACTTGGCAGAAATTTGCAAACACAATTTCCAGACAGTTAAATCAAGGGCAAAGCCCTCAAGGCAGCAGAAAGGACATGTTAAATGCCCATGCTCAGCAAAATCATTGTAAAGAACTGTGAGGTAAGTATACCAAGTCTAATAAATATTAACCACTTTTAATCCAGTCTGTTGACTTTTCACCACATATGATCCCTGAGAAgtaagattaaaatatatatatgggctgggtgcagtggctcacatctctaatcgcagcactttgggaggccgaggcgggcagatcacctgaggtcaggagttcaagaccagcctggccaacagggtgaaaccctgtctgtactgaaaatacaaaatttagccaagcatggtggtgcatgcctgtagtcccagctaggcaggaggctgagacacaaaaatcgcttgaacccggaaggcggaggtttcagtgagccaagattcactgcactgcaacctgggcaacagagcgagactccatctcaaaaaaatatatatatgtgtgtgtacatatatatgtgtgtgtatatattcacacacatatgtatatatgcgtAAGttcatatatatgttcatatatatatgatttgaaTGATTTGATACACTTTGATTCTCTGCTATAAGATGTATCCCCATTTTTTCCCATATCTCCAATTTCATATgtgaaatgcttttaaaatataattttaaagaactaaaaatatacCTTGAATAGTAAAGAACAgaatcaacaaagaaaacaaaagtcagtGATGTGGACAGAAGGAAACAAATCAGTGTGTGTCAGGATTCCTCATGTAAGGGCACATGCTGAAGTTTAACAAATCCTTGAACCTTTAAACATTGAGAAATGAGTACTCTAGAGCAAGAAAAGTAGTACAGAAGGAGACCATGGCATCTCAGAGATGCAGAGAGTATCCCtgattcttgactttttaatccCTAATTCAGCCCATGTGTACTTGGATACCAGGAACAGGCCCTTATTCCTCAAATAAATTCTCCTTTTTGTCTAAGCTAGTTTGAACAGGCCTCTGTTGCTTGCAAGCAAAATCCCTAATATGTAAACCTAGGGGAGAAAGATATAAGTCAAACGAAAACCATTATTacataagaaaattcaaatagaaTTACCAGTTAGAAAGCCTAACTGAAAAATATTACAATCTACCATAGGTAGAGAGATTTTACTCCAACTTCCTCTGTTTATCAGTGAGGCAACAGAGGCACAGCAGGATTAACGTGCTTCTCAAGGCCACACACTAGTTATTTGCCAGATTACTAACTCAGAACCTGTGCTCTTCCAACAACATTAGGCTGCCTTCTATTGGTACTGGATGGTGGTTGCTACTGCAATTCAATGATCAGACTTTGTCCCCAAGGAAAAATCACCAACGGTCCTGAGGGCTTTTAGAAAACAAAGTAGATGCTGTCTAAGATAAATCACACAAATAAGGAAAATTCAGGGGATAGGTATCATGGTTAATATTTGAATTTAGAACAtctaagaaataaacaaacaccaCAGGAAGCAGCAAACCCAAAGATTCTCCAATCCTGTTTGATGCAGAAAACCTATCCCCCTACTCAAAGTCCAAGGGCTATGATTAAATGTCAAGATTCTTGAACTATTTAAAACAAAGTAAGCCACATACTATCGTCAAGAGACTGACTTCCCCATGGAATTTCTCTTCTCTAGAGTAAAACTTTGTCAAATAACTTGAGGAAGAGTATGAAATTGGTTTCAATTAGTTTAATGAGATTTCCATAAAGTTTTTGCAACCAATAACAAGGTAGTAAGAGAAGAAAGTTGTAGGTAAGATATGAAGAGGACTTTTTGCCCAGATTCGACTACTGAGAATAAATACAAGagtaaatagagaagaaaagaggtctGGACAGGAAGTCAGGATACCTGAGTGCTAGCTTGGGTCCAGTGGTTAACTATGACCATGCCATTTCTCCTCTCCATCCTCCCCTATTTCCACTTCTATATAAGATGACGGAGTTCGTCTAGATTATCTTCACTGTGCCTTTCAATTCTAACATTCATGTATTCACGTATACAGTCACTTAGTCtggggccagacgcagtggctcacacctgtaatctcaacactttgggaagccaaagcaggaggatcacttgagcccaggagttcaagaccagcctgggaaacatagtgagatcccatctctacaaaaaaaaaaaaaaaaaaaacttagctgggcatgatagcatgtgcctgcaatcctagttactcaggaggttgaggtgggaggatcccttgagccccagagttcaatgatgcagtgagctatgattgcaccactgcactctagcctgggcaacagaatgagaccttgtcttcaaaacaataaaaataaaaacagaaatcatttaGTCTCCCTGTGCTTCAGTCTCCCCATCAATGATGGAAGTGGGTCATAATCATGTAATATGATGAGAATTTCTTCTGAAGGAGATGTCATTTGcccattcattcgttcattcaacaaataatattgAGCCCTATtaagtgccaagcactgttctaggtgttGAAGATTTGGCAGTGAAGAAACAAAGTGCCTAGATGTGTGGAGGTTGCACCCTTCATATCCCCACCAGCACATAATggaaatggagacagagagtaaacCAATAAAACTGGAGAGGCAAATCAGATAACAAGTTCTACAGAGAAGAATAAAACAGATTGAGTATGATGGGGAAAGCTGGTGGATATTATTTACATAAGGTAGTAAGGAAAGGTCATCTCTTACTAGGATCTCTGGCTGCTGTCTTGAGAAGAATGAAGTAAAGTGGGAAATACAATGAAACTAGTCATGAGACCACTACAATAAGCCAGTCAAGAGATGACTGTGACTTGAGCCAGCATGGTAGCAATGAAGATTTTAGGAGGTAGGCAGATTCTGGACgtattttgaaggtagaactAACAAGATTTTCTGCTCTTTTATTGCAAggagtgagaaaaagagagaaatcaaggaCACCTCCAAGGTTTTAGACTTCAGCAATTGGACCAGAGTTGCATTTACTGAGCTGGGAATGACTGTGGGAAAAGCAGGGGAGTGGGGAAGATAGTTCCGTTTTTAGACACATTAAGTGAAGTTACCTTTCAAAATTCCCAGCAGAGGTGTTGAGTAGACAGTTGAGTATATACATCATAGTTCAGGGAGGACGTCCAGGCTGAAGCTATAAATTTGAGAGTCATAAACTCATGAGTGTTATTGAAAGCTGGGAGACTCAATGGGAACTCCTTGAGTAGGTAGGGCAGGGGTTTGAAAATGAAGCCCTGGGTCAGGTAGAGATGCTTGGAAATTGGAGAAATAAGAAGGCATCGGCAAAGGGAACTGAGAAGAGCGGCCAGTGTGCTAGGAAAGGAACCGAAAGGGAATGGGATCATGGAAACAAAGATGTATAGTTTCCAGGAGAGACTAGTCAGCTGTGTCAAATGATGCAAAAGGTCCCTGTAAGACGTTGCTCATCATGGGGCAGGAGGTCACACAGGCCTGAAGTTCATTCCTGAAGTGCAGGTGGAGAGACAAAGGGGCAAGGTGGACTGGGAATGGCATGGGCTGGCACTGTGCCCCTTCTCTCCAGCCACCTTGGCACCTCACTGGGGTGAGGGGTGGTGAGCCGATGACCATGTGAGGGTGAGTTAGAAGAGCTGACTAGTGAAAGCCTGAAGTTAAAGCCACAGAGCCATCACTGTCCAGGGACAAGGGCAGTCTTGCTGCTGACCCTGAGTAAGAGCTACAAGTTTGAAGCAGAAGTAAAGATTGAAGTGCTCTAGACTTTTGCTGCCCAGTTTGGTAGCCACTGCTCATGTGTGACTATTTATATCTACttagttaattaaaattaactaaaatttaaaatttagttttttagtcatattaaaaatatttcaaggacTCAGTAGCCACGTGGCTAGGGACTAGCGTGTATTCGTACAATAAGAACACTTCCATTATCACGGAAAGTCCTATTGGCAATGCTGATCCAGACCACAGCAGCTTCAGAAAACAGAATGTCTACCTAGAAAgcaagctccatgaaggcaggaatgGTCTCTGTCTTAAGTACCACCACATCTCTAGAACAACACCTGGCATGTAACATATGCTCAGTGAGTCTTGTTGAGTAAATTATTAAATGACCTTAAAAGTCCTGAAATGAGTGAATAATTAAGTGAATTAGGCAACAATGAGACTCTGTGATATTGCAAACCtcatttatgaaaaaattataattacatggaaattgtgTAAAGTGCCTGAGACTCTATGCCAATCCTTACACccattctcctcttcctctttaggaacagaacagaaccctgaATTTTCACTGAACACAACTCCACACACTATAAGAGATTatagttggccaggtgtggtggctcacacctgtaattctaacattttgggaggctgagggggtggatcacttgaggccaggagttcgagaccagcctggtcaacatagtgaaaccctgtctctactaaaaatacaaaaattagccggacatggtggcacacatttgtggtcccagctactcaggaggctgaggcacgagaatcgcttaaacccaggagggggaggttgcagtgagccgagatggtgccactgtactccacttgggcaacagagtgaaactttgtctcgaaaaaaaaaattatagttccCTGCCCCCTTTGCAATTAAGTTTCACCACGCTAGTAATTGTTATCAAGTAAGATGAAAGCAAAAGCGCTATATGGCACCTTTGGAAAATCTCTTAAAAGGGAAAGTGATCAGTTTtccccctcctttctcttttcctgtccCCTGGAATAGAAATGCAATGCTAGAGCTGTGTTGTCCAGTATGTCatccacatgtggctattgagattaacttattaaaagtaaataaattaaaaattcactttgtGGGTCTCACttgccatatttcaagtgctctgTAGACACTACCATATTTTTTCCCTATACCATAATGCTCAGAAGCATTGCCATATTGAACTGCACAGATATAGAATATCTCCATCAGGGCTGGACTTTCTGCCCCTGAACTTTTTTAATTCTATCTCATTAaaagttcctttttttcctgttataTGCAGTCAAACCTATACctaaatgaatacaaataattAATGGAcagaggatacaaaattatatatcTGAGTAGTTTACAGCACtttactaatttttctttaaagaaagcaTATTATATTGattctcttaaaaatacatttttgatgtTGTGAGAAAATCAATGACCAAGAGCTAACTACATGTTCTCCAGTGCTAAGTGGTATAATTAGACGATACTACTTTTGTTCATtgagaagacatttttaaaattttacaacattctctgtctcataaaacaatgaaaaaaaatgttttcctttaactTCTGTGCTTCCTTCAGCAAGGCCAGAACAAAGTGAGTCATCAGCTCTCAACAGATCTAAGTCTCAGCTCTCTTGAGGGTTGAGAGGTAGGTGACATGATCCCTAAGAATTTTGACCATTCAGTTAGAGTAGATATTATCTGCCTGTGCAGTATCCAACCACTCAGAGTTCACTGATGGTGTCCTATCCACAGCTCTCAGAGAGGAAACCAAGCCTGCCCCTGAGTAAGGGACTTCTACCACAACCTGCATCCTAAAGTCCCAGCCTGCTTTAATACAAGCAAGAtagcaagagaaaggaagggtGACTTCACTGTGTTTAGTTCGGGagcagatgttttaaaatatacattaacaAGATATGAGAGCATTTAGCATAAAAAAGTATAGGGAAGCTATTTTACAGTCAACATCTATTTAACAAATACTAAGTGAGTACCTATGATGCGCCAGGGAGATGGTCTAACGGAGAATGCTTACGTTCAGAGAAGCAATGCAGCGTGCAACAGAGAATGTGTATTGAACTACCTTAGAATGCTTGAACGCTTTTGGGGTGGAATCAAGGCCTATTCTGAGTAGCTCTACAGGACAGAATGATCATGGCGTGGGCAGAGATGCAGTcatcacacaaaataaaattaatcaccAGACTGGCTGCTCTGAAAAGCCATCTTTGCATTGTTCCTCGTCTGCCTCCTCGCTCCGCGGACTCGGGCAGATTTATCGCCAGAGTCGCTGAACTCTCGCTTTCTTTTTAATCCCCTGCATCGGATCACCGGCGTGCCCCACCATGTCAGACGCAGCCGTAGACACCAGCTCCGAAATCACCACCAAGGacttaaaggagaaaaaggaagttgTGGAAGAGGCAGAAACTGGAAGAGACGCCCCTGCTAACGGGAATGCTGAGAATGAGGAAAATGGGGAGCAAGAGGCTGACAATGAGGtagatgaggaagaggaagaaggtggggaggaagaggaggaggaagaagaaggtgatggtgaggaagaggatggagatgaagatgaggaagctgagtcaGCTATGGGCAGGCGGGCaggtgaagatgatgaggatgacgATGTTGATACCAAGAAGCAGAAGACCAACGAGGATGACTAGACagcaaaaaagtaaaagttaaactAAAAAAAAGCCCTCCGTGACCTATTCACCCTCCACTTCCCGTCTCAGAATCTAAACGTGGTCACCTGCGAGCAGAGAGGCCCGC
Protein-coding sequences here:
- the LOC102127148 gene encoding prothymosin alpha-like, translated to MSDAAVDTSSEITTKDLKEKKEVVEEAETGRDAPANGNAENEENGEQEADNEVDEEEEEGGEEEEEEEEGDGEEEDGDEDEEAESAMGRRAGEDDEDDDVDTKKQKTNEDD